The region GCCAGTTGCAAAGGCAGTTAAACATCCTAAGTCAATTTTTTCAAAACTAAGTAGTGAAAAAAATTGCTGTTCAAGTTTATGGTAGGAAGTAAATTTATGCATGTTTTTATAGCAGAAAAGCCTTACAATATTAGTAGTGGGTATTCAAATCGTTCAAATCTAATTTGAGCATATAAACAAATAATATTTTTATTACTTTACATAATACGATGGATTCATTGATTAGTTTTTATAAAAAACAATTTGGTCTGCAGCATGCGACATTCATTCGTATTGAGCATAATGATACAATGGTTGCCATTGTTTATAAAGTTATAGTGCCATCTAGTTTGCCACTTATTCTAAAAATAAGTACGCGCCCTGGTGACTATTATCGTGAAGTCTATTTTTTAAATTATCTCGCTAATAAATTACCTGTACCTCGTTTACTTGATAGCAGTGCACCTTCGGAGAGCGCTTACGGCGCAGTGTTAATGGAATGCTTATCTGGTGATCTACTTATACTATCTAATTTCTCAAATATGGCTTATCAAGTTGGCGTACTATTAGCTAAGATTCATGCAAACCGTGTAGATGGCTATGGTGATTTAATTCATCCTCCTTTAAGTTCTAACCCATGCAGTGATTTAATATTTAAATTTGAAGAAGGATTAGCTGAATGTGCTAATCACTTACCACAAGCTTTACTTGAGCGCTGCCGTCATTATATTAATGAGCGACTTTATATACTTACAGACGCTGACGGGCCTTGTATCACGCATCGCGATTTTCGTCCTGGGAATATTATTGTTGAGAATAATAAGATAAGCGGAATTATTGATTGGGCTTCAGGGCGGGCTAGTTTTGCTGAGGAAGATTTTTACTCTTTAGAACATGCACGTTGTTTCTCTTCACTTAAGGCCAAACAATTATTTTTACAAGGCTATGCCAGCGTTCGGCCTCTACCTGATTATGATAAAATGTTGCCAATTTTAAGCTTAAGCAAGGTAATCGGTATGATTGGTTTTATGGTTAAAACAGGAACCTGGAACACAAGCCATAAAAAATTATATCAATATAATTACCAGCTTCTTGAACAGATAATGACTACCAATAAGGGTTATGGCTTCTAGTTTTTATCAAGTACACCCATATTACAGTTGGCTGTTTCTATATTCTTTATCCAATCCGCTATTTTCCAAGCAACTTCTTTTAAAGCGAGAGCTGTTGTATCAAGAATCAGAATATTATCTAAGTGACTATAATTTTCTAGCTGATTAAATCGACTAAAATCCATCATACTTGCCGCAGATTCTTGAATAACATGTACAGCCCATGTTGGGTCTTGATGATGCATACGAAGCCACGCAGACCAGTTAAGCATATTCTGATCTGCGCCATAGGTGTTGCGCTTTTTAAGACGTTGAATACGCTCAAAATCACTGACATCTAGAAGACAAAAGTTAATTTTATCAATCTGCCTGGCAGAAGGGCTACTTAGAATTTCACCTAAAACGATTTGTCCTAGCAAACAAGCATCTTTGCCTTCATTTAGTAATTTTTTGATCCATCTCTCAGTTGATTCCTGACGCCATTTTTTATCAGCATTCTCAGGAACACCAATATCATCAAAATCATAAACAGCAATATTATCTCTTAAAATTTCTTTTAGATATGGCATTACAGCTGTTTTACCACTGCCACTGGCACCACCTATAAAATATAATTGAGTCATGAAATTAATCCTGCTTTGATTGGAAACTTAAGATATCTATAGTAGATTGATGAGAATCATAAGGAATCCGGTACACTTTTCCAAGTAATCGTCATGGCTAAACACTGAAATGACTTTTCACCAGGAATTTAATGCTGGTTTATAACTATTAGTCTAAGTTTTTCACCATATACACCATATTCCATTCATACTTCTTC is a window of Legionella busanensis DNA encoding:
- a CDS encoding phosphotransferase — translated: MDSLISFYKKQFGLQHATFIRIEHNDTMVAIVYKVIVPSSLPLILKISTRPGDYYREVYFLNYLANKLPVPRLLDSSAPSESAYGAVLMECLSGDLLILSNFSNMAYQVGVLLAKIHANRVDGYGDLIHPPLSSNPCSDLIFKFEEGLAECANHLPQALLERCRHYINERLYILTDADGPCITHRDFRPGNIIVENNKISGIIDWASGRASFAEEDFYSLEHARCFSSLKAKQLFLQGYASVRPLPDYDKMLPILSLSKVIGMIGFMVKTGTWNTSHKKLYQYNYQLLEQIMTTNKGYGF
- a CDS encoding AAA family ATPase, translated to MTQLYFIGGASGSGKTAVMPYLKEILRDNIAVYDFDDIGVPENADKKWRQESTERWIKKLLNEGKDACLLGQIVLGEILSSPSARQIDKINFCLLDVSDFERIQRLKKRNTYGADQNMLNWSAWLRMHHQDPTWAVHVIQESAASMMDFSRFNQLENYSHLDNILILDTTALALKEVAWKIADWIKNIETANCNMGVLDKN